The region GACCGGGCCCAGGACGTCGACGCTCACCCGGCGCAGCGCCACACCCTCCCGGGGCGAGCACGACTCCAGCTCGCGCACCAGCAGCGCCGCGACCGGGCCGAGGTGCTGGGCGCGCTCCGACCAGGGCCCCGCGGTGTGCCCGGTCGCCAGGTAGCGGTCCCCGCCCACCGGTTCGTAGAAAACGTCGCCGGTCACCTCGTCCTCGCCGCCTCTCAGTCGGTGCGGTCCAGCACCGTCTCCGGTCCGGGGTCCGGCTCCGGCCAGCCGGGGTAGGGCGGTGGGGTCCCGCCGAAGGCCGGGCACAGCGGCTTGTGGTCGCAGTAGTCGCACAGTCTGCTCGGGTTCGGCCGGAAGTCACCGGTGCGGCCCGCCTTGAGGATGGCCTGCCAGATGGCCTCCAGGGTCCGCTCGAAGCGCCGCAGCTCGGCCTCGTCGGGGGTGTAGGCCAGCGATTGCTTGTCCGAGAGGTACATCAGCAGCAGCTGCCGCGGGATCTCGCCCCGGGTGCGCCACAGCACCAGGGCGTAGAACTTCATCTGGAACATCGCCTTGGCCTCGCCGATCTCGCGCGGCGCGGCACCGGTCTTGTAGTCGACCAGGCGGATCTCCCCGGTGGGGGCGACGTCGACGCGGTCGATGAAGCCGCGCAGCAGCACACCCGACTCCAGTTCGGTCTCCACCCTCAGCTCGCAGGCCTCCGGTTCGAGGCGGCGCGGGTCCTCCAGCTCGAAGTAGGAGTCCAGCAGGGCGTTGGCCGAGTCCAGCCACCTGGCCAGCTCGGGGTCGCCGGCCCCGTCGAACAGCTCGCCGAGCCCCGGCTCGGCCGCCAGCAGGTCCTCCCAGGCCGGCGCCAGCAGCGCGCGGGCGCGCTCCGGGCCGCGCTCCGCGGTGGGCAGCGAGAACAGCCGCTCCAGAACCGAGTGCACCACCGTGCCGCGCACCTGCGCCCTGGTCGGGGTCTCCGGCAACCGGTCCACCGCGCGGAACCGGTAGAGCAGCGGGCACTGCTTGAAGTCCCCCGCTCGGGACGGCGAGAGCGCCGGCCGCCGGACGCCTGCCGGCTGAGGTGCGGTTTCCGCCTGCGAGTCGACCATGGTCCCAGACCCTAGATGAGCTGCCCGACACGCTTGACGGCCCGCCGGGTCACGACGAGGTCACCTCCGCCGTTCTACGCTGCGCCCATGGCGACCACGTCGGGACGGGGCCGAGCGCGGCACGGCGAAGGAGGGCTCCTGCTGTGCCGGGTCGCCGGCGTGCCGGTGCTGCTGTCGCCGTCGTGGTGGGTGGGCGCGGCGGTGATCGTCCTGCTCTACACGCCGCTGGTGGGCCGCCTGCTGCCCGGCGCGACCAGCCTGACCAGCGGACTGGTCGCGGCCGCCTTCACGGTGCTGCTGGCGCTGTCGGTGCTGCTGCACGAGCTGGGCCACTGCCTGGTCGCGCTGCGCCTGGGACTGCCGGTGCGCCGCGTGCGGCTGTTCCTGCTCGGCGGGATCACCGAGATCTCCAGGACACCGCCCCGACCCGGCCAGGAAGGCGTCGTCGCGGTCGCCGGGCCTGCGGTGTCGATCGCGCTGGCCGGGCTCACCGGCGTCGCCTGGCTGGCGCTGCCGCCCGGCGGGGCGGTGTGGCTGCTGGTCGCCCAGACCTGCGTGGCCAACCTCGCGGTGGGCGTCTTCAACCTGCTGCCCGGCCTGCCGCTCGACGGCGGGCGGATGCTGCGGGCGCTGACCTGGGCGGTGACCGGACGGCGGCACGCGGGCACTACCGCGGGCGTCGTCGGCGCCGGAGCCGTCGCGGTGGGTCTGATCGTGTGGGCGCTGGTCGGGCTGCTGGGCAACGCCGACGACCAGTGGCTGCGGCTGGGCGTGTGCGTGCTGCTGGCCTGGTTCGTCGTCGCGGGGGCCGGGGCCGAGCACAACGCCGAGCAGCGCAGGCACTGGCCGGACGGGCTGCGGCTGGAGGACCTGGTCCGCCCGGTGCTCCAGTTGCCCGCCGAGAGCCCGGTGCGCGACGCGCTGGTCGCCGCCGCGGGCCGCGGCGTGGTGCTGGTGCGCGCCGACGGCCTGGCCGTCGGGCTGCTCGACGAGACCGCGGCCGAGCGGTTGGCCGCCCACGCGCCGCTGGAGCCCGCGGAGCGGGCGTCGGAGCCGGTCGGCCCGGAGACCATCCTGCTCGCGGGCGAGCCGCCCGAGGCGGTCCTGGAACGGGTTCAGTCGGTGCTGGCCTGGCAGTTTCTGGTCCTCGACGCCGACGGCAGGCCCAACGGGGTCCTGCGCCGCGAGGATCTGCGCAGCGCGCTGCACGCGCACGCACGGCGCGGGTGAGCGAGGACGCGCCGGGTCCTTCTGGGACGATGGTCCGCCGTGCCCGCCGGTGGGCGGCCAGACATCCAGGAGGTTCGACGCGAGTGAGCACCGTCAGCGGTGAGTTCCGGCCGGGCGACCGGGTCCAGTTGACCGACCCGAAGGGGCGGCACTACACCGTCGTCCTCGAGACCGGCGGCGAGTACCACACCCACCGCGGCGCGCTCGCCCACGACGACCTGATCGGACAGCCCGAGGGGTCGGTGGTCACCTCCGCGGGCGGCACCTCGTTCCTGGCCGTGCGGCCCCTGCTCGCCGACTACGTGCTGTCGATGCCGCGCGGGGCGCAGGTCATCTACCCCAAGGACGCCGCGCAGATCCTCATGTGGGGCGACATCCGGCCCGGCGCGCGGGTGCTGGAGGCCGGTGCGGGCTCCGGGGCGCTGACCTGCTCGCTGCTGCGCGCGGTGGGCGACGAGGGCAGCGTCACCTCCTACGAGGTGCGTGAGGACCACGCCGAGCACGCCGAGCGCAACGTCCGGAAGTTCTTCGGCGACGTGCCCGGCAACTGGACCCTGCGCGTCGGCGACGTCAAAAACTACGACGGCGGGCAGGTCGACCGGGTGGTGCTGGACATGCTCTCGCCATGGGACGTGCTCGACACGGTGTTCGACAACCTCGTGCCGGGTGGGGTGCTGGTGGTGTACGTGGCCACCACCACCCAGCTCTCGCGGGTGACCGAGGCCATCCGCGAGCAGCAGTGCTGGACCGAGCCGCAGGCGTGGGAGACGCTGGTCCGGCCCTGGCACGTGGTCGGCATGGCGGTCCGCCCGGAGCACCGGATGGTCGCCCACACCGCGTTCCTGCTGGTCACGCGCAGGCTGGCGGACGGCGTGACGCCGCCGAGGCCGCAGCGCAGGCCGAGCAAGGGCTGAGCCGGACCGGCGCCGACGTGGAACGGCCCGCCCCGGCTTCACGCCGGACGGGCCGCTGCGAGACGGGTCCGGTCACTGCTCCAGCTTGCAGAGCTTCCACTGACCGTCCTCGACGGACAGGCCCATGGTCTGCTCGACCGGGTGGGCCACCCCGTCCTCGACGTAGGTGCCCGAGATCTTCGCGGTGGCCTGGTCTCCCTGCTCGGTGACCTGGCCGAGGCGGATGTCGAACTGCCACGGCTCGAGCTGGTTGAGGGCCGACTTGAGCTGCTGGTGGTTGGCCTGGCACAGGTTGTCGGCCAGCCACGCGAAGTCGTGGGCGTTGACCTTGTCGACCACCGCCTGGGCGGCCGGCCTGGCCTCGCCGGGGCCGCCACCCATGAAGTAGAACAGCCCGGCGGCCACCCCGCCCGCCACGACCACCGCTCCCGCGCCGCCCAGGATCCAGGGCAGCTTCGACTTCCTGCGCGGCGGCTCGACGTCGGCGAAACCACCCGGTTCCTGGATCCAGCTCCCCGGACCGAACTCCCCGCCCCAGTCGGGCGCCTGGGGCGGCGTCTGCTGCCCGAAGGCCGGTACCTGCTGCGTGGGCTGCGCCTGCTGCCCGGGCTGGCCCCAGCCGGTGTGCTGGTTGCCGTACCAGGCGGGCTGCTGCTGCGGTGGCTGCTGCGGGCCCTGGGCGGGAATCCCGCCGCCCGCGGGTTGCTGGCCCCACCCGCCTGGACCTGGCTGTTGCGGCGGATAGGTCATTGCGCGTCCTCCCCCGAGTGGTTTCGGTTGTCAAGGGCGCCGTCCGGTGTGCACGGCGGGCGTAAGTAGACCAGAGCCCGCCGAGCGCGGTGTGGGGAGTGGACGATTTCGGCACCGAATCGTGCTCCGGAACGCCGCCGGTCCGCGGTGGCCGCCATGCGCGGCGGGGCCCGCGCGACGGGGGTTGTTCCAAATGATGGGAGAAGTTCCGGGGTGCTCACGGTGGGCTTCCGGACAATGACACCCGGTTGCCGGAGTCGTACACCCGGATGCCACAGCGGGTGGCCGACGGCGTGGCGCAACGCCGAACATGCCCGTCTGCCACCGGGTATCCGCGTCGCCGGGGCACCCCGGGCCGCACCGAACGGCCCATGATCATCGACACAGCGTGGTCGCCGGTGCCCTGCTGGGAGGCGGTCGCGGCGGTACCGACCCGGCGTCATTCATGTGAGTTCGCCGAATTGTGTGGCACTCTGGGCGATCCGGCGGGCAATCACGACGCCGCCGTCGTCGGTGATCGCCGGTACCGTGGTGGTACGAGCACGGGAGGAGGGTGCCGACATGCAGCACGACCGTCCCGGCAGCCGGCCTGAGGAGGGCGGCGAGCAGCAGATCGGTGGAGATGCCGAGCTCAACAGCCAGATTCGTCTGCTCGAAGACGAGGTGGCCCTGCTGCGCCGAAAGCTCAACGAGTCCCCTCAGCAGGTCCGGTTGCTGGAAAAGCGGCTGGCCGAGGCATCCGAGAGAGTGAGCCAGCTCACCGAACGGAACGCCAAACTCACCGAAACCCTGAAGGAAGCGCGCAGCCAGCTCATGGCCCTGCGCGAGGAAGTCGACCGCCTCGCCCAGCCGCCGAGCGGCTACGGGGTGTTCCTGCACGCCTACGAGGACAGCACGGTCGACGTGTTCACCTCCGGCCGCAAGATGCGGGTGTCGGTGTCGCCGAACGTGGCCACCGAGGACCTGCGGCTCGGTCAGTCGGTGCGGCTGAACGAGGCGCTGACCGTGGTGGAGGCGGGCGCGTTCGAACAGACCGGTGAGGTGTGCACCTTCCGGGAGCTCCTGCCTGTCGACGCGGTGACCCGGAGCCCGAGGGCTCTGGTGCTCGGGCACACCGACGAGGAACGTGTGGTGTGGGTGACCGAGCCGCTGGCCGAGTCCGGGCTCAAGGCCGGCGACTCGGTGCTGGTCGACAGCAAGGCGGGCTACGCCTACGACCTCGTGCCCAAGGCCGAGGTGGAGGACCTGGTGCTGGAGGAGGTCCCGGACGTCGGCTACAACGACATCGGCGGCCTGGGCAACCAGATCGAGCAGATCCGCGACGCGGTGGAGCTGCCGTTCCTGCACTCCGACCTCTACGTCGAGTACCAGCTGCGGCCGCCGAAGGGCGTCCTGCTCTACGGCCCTCCGGGCTGCGGCAAGACGCTCATCGCCAAGGCGGTGGCCAACTCGCTGGCCAAGAAGGTCGCCGCCTCGCGGGGCGACGACGACGGGCAGGCGAAGTCCTACTTCCTGAACATCAAGGGTCCCGAACTGCTCAACAAGTTCGTGGGCGAGACCGAGCGGCACATCCGGCTGATCTTCCAGCGGGCCAGGGAGAAGGCCTCCGAGGGCACTCCGGTGATCGTGTTCTTCGACGAGATGGACTCGATCTTCCGCACCCGCGGCAGCGGCGTGTCCTCCGATGTGGAGACCACGATCGTTCCTCAGCTGCTGAGCGAGATCGACGGTGTGGAGGGGCTGGAGAACGTCATCGTCATCGGCGCCTCCAACCGCGAGGACATGATCGACCCGGCGATCCTGCGGCCCGGCAGGCTCGACGTGAAGATCAAGATCGAGCGTCCGGACGCCGAGTCGGCCAAGGACATCTTCTCCAAGTACCTGACCAGGCAGCTGCCGATCCACGAGGAGGACCTCAAGGAGTTCGGCGGCGACCAGGCCTCGTGCGTGGAGGCGATGATCCAGACCACCGTCGAGCGGATGTACGCCGAGACCGACGAGAACCGGTTCCTGGAGGTCACCTACGCCAACGGGGACAAGGAGGTCCTGTACTTCAAGGACTTCAACTCCGGCGCGATGATCCAGAACATCGTGGACCGGGCGAAGAAGGCGGCCATCAAGGCCGTGCTGGAGACGGGCCAGCCCGGTCTGCGGGTCCAGCACCTGCAGGACGCCATCATCGACGAGTTCGCCGAGAACGAGGACCTGCCCAACACGACCAACCCGGACGACTGGGCGCGGATCTCGGGCAAGAAGGGCGAGCGCATCGTCTACATCCGGACCCTGGTCAGCGGCAAGAACCAGGAGTCCGGACGGGCGATCGACACGGCCACCAACACCGGCCAGTACCTGTAGGCGCGGTGCAGTTGGTCGCCCTGCCGGGCGGCCGCGCCGCCTGAGCGACGACAACGGGTCCGGGGCCGTCACCCACGCCGGTGGCGGCCCCGGACCGCGCCGAGTGTCGGCGCGCGCGCCGACCGGTTAGGTTTCGGGGCATGATCTCGACCGAACAGCGCCTCGGCGTCGGGTTGGCGGCGCTGGGCCGCCCCGCCTACATCAACGTGGGACGCACCGGGGTCCTGCCCGGGCTGCGCACGGCCGACGAGATGCGGGAGCGCACCAAGCTGGTACTGGACGCCGCGCACGCCCAGGGGCTGCGCTGGGTGGACACCGCCCGCTCCTACGGCAGCGCCGAGGAGTTCCTCGCGGGCTGGCTCGCCGAACGCGGGCACGAGGACGTCACGGTCTCCAGCAAGTGGGGCTACGCCTACGTCGCGCAGTGGCGGATCGAGACGGAGGTCCACGAGGTCAAGGAGCACTCCGTGGAGCGCCTGCGCGCGCAGTGGGCGGAGACCCGCAAGCTGCTCGGCGACCGGGTCCACCTCTACCAGGTGCACTCCCTGACCGCCGACAGCCCGCTGTTCGACGACCTCGAACTGCAGCACGAGCTCGCCCGCATCCGCGACTCCGGCGTCCGGCTGGGCTTCTCCACCAGCGGGGCCGCGCAGGCCGAGGCCATCGAACGCGGCTGGGAGCTGGAAGTGGGCGGCACCCAGCTCTTCGGCGCCGTGCAGTCGACGTGGAACTCGATGGAGCCCTCGGCGGGGCGGGCGCTGGCCGAGGCCCACCACGGCGGCTGGCGGGTGCTGGTCAAGGAGACGTTGGCCAACGGCAGGCTGGCGGTCGAACCGCCGGAGGCGGTGCTCAAGGTCGCCCAGCGCCACGGAGTGGGCCCCGACGCCGTCGCGCTGGCCCACGTGCTGGCGCAGCCGTGGGCGGACGTGGTGCTCATCGGCCCGGCCAGCGTGGAGCAGCTCATGTCCAACCTGGCCGTGCGCGACGTCGTGCTGAGCCGCCAGGACCTCGACGAGCTCGCGCCGGTCACCCGCGACGCCGCGACCTACTGGGGTGAGCGCGCCGCGCTGCCGTGGCACTGATCGCCTGTCTTCGCGGTCACCTTTCGTAGCGGTTCCGGTGGCGGAACCTCAGGTGTCCTCTGGCTCCGGGATCCTTTTTCTCATGTATCGCCCATACGCCGCGAAAAAGCTGTCCTCGCCAGAGAACGCCTGAGAACCCGCGGCGGTGCCGGTTGCCAGGTGGGCCAAGCGGCTGCCGCTTCAAAGAAGCGTCAAAGGCGGGCACTGACGCCGCCGGAGGGCTCTCAGCGCCTCCCTGCCCGCCCGGCGAACCACTCCTGGGCGAACTGGCGGCCGTCGGGCACCAAGGGCCAGCTCGGGTCGCTGAGCCGCTCGCGCAGCTCCTCCACCGGCATCCACCACCCCTCGGCCACCTCCTCGGGCTGGTGCACGACCGGGCCGTCCCACAGCACCTCGTACAGGTAGGCGTGGAAGCGCACCGAACCCCGCTCGTGGACGGTGTGGAACAGGAACCGCGGGCGCACGCCCGCCACGCCGAGCTCCTCGGCCAGCTCCCGCACCGCCGTGACAGCGGGGTCCTCGCCCGCGGCCACGACGCCACCGGCCCAGCAGTCGTGCATCCCCGGGTAGATGTCCTTGGTCTCGGTGCGCCGGTGCACGTAGACCTCGGTGCGCCCGGGTGACAGCAGCAGCACCTCGCCCGCCGCGTGCCACAGCCCCTCTGCGCGCATCCGCCCCCTCGGGGCGCTGCCGACGACACGCCCGGACGCGTCGTAGATCGCCACCTCTTCGTGTTCGCCGCTCACGCCGAAGATCATCCCACCCGCACCACCCGCACCGGTTCTTCGCACACGCGGTGCGATTGCCGGGTCACACATCGCGTCCGGCACTCCGCCAACGGCTCCGGAACCCGTACGCTGCGAGGTATGCGGCGGATCATGGGAACCGAGGTGGAGTACGGCATCGTGGTGCCCGGAGACTCGAGCGCCAACCCGGTGCTCACCTCCACCCACATCGTGCTCGCCTACGCGGCGGCGGCCGACATCCCCCGGGCGCGCCGGGCGCGCTGGGACTACGAGGTCGAGTCGCCGTTGCGCGACGCCCGCGGCTTCGACCTGGGGGCGGCTGCCCAGCAGCCCAACGGCTCGGACAGCGACGACCTAGGCGCGGCCAACGTCATCCTCACCAACGGGGCGCGGCTCTACGTCGACCACGCCCACCCGGAGTACTCCGCTCCCGAGGTCACCAACCCGATGGACGCGGTCGTATGGGACAAGGCGGGCGAGCGGGTGATGGAGGAGGCCGCGATCCGCGCGGCCAGCGTGCCCGGCACCGCCCCGATGCAGCTCTACAAGAACAACGTGGACGGCAAGGGCGCCAGCTACGGCACCCACGAGAACTACCTGATGGCCCGCAGCACGCCGTTCACCTCGGTCATCACCGGGCTGACGCCGTTCTTCGCCTCCCGGCAGGTGGTCTGCGGCTCCGGGCGGGTCGGCATCGGCCAGGCCGGTGAGAAGGCCGGCTTCCAGCTCTCCCAGCGCTCGGACTACATCGAGGTCGAGGTCGGCCTGGAGACCACGCTCAAGCGCGGCATCATCAACACCCGCGACGAGCCGCACGCCGACGCCGACAAGTACCGCAGGCTGCACGTCATCATCGGCGACGCCAACCTCGCCGAGACCTCCACCTACCTCAAGCTGGGCGCCACCGCGCTGGTGCTCGACATGATCGAGGCGGGGGAGCGCTTCGACGACCTCAAGCTCGCCGACCCGGTGCAGGCGGTGCACCTCATCAGCCACGACCCCGGCCTGAAGCAGACCGTCGAGCTGGTCGACGGCAGGCGCTTCACCGGCCTGGACCTGCAGCGGGCCTACCACGAGCGGGCGGCGGCCCACCTGGACTCCCACGGCGCCGAACGCGCCGCCCGCGACGTGCTGGCCACCTGGGGCGAGGTGCTGGACCTGCTCGGCGGCGACCCGATGGACTGCGCCGACCGGCTGGACTGGCCCGCCAAGCTGCGGCTGCTGGAGAACTACCGGACCAGGGACAGCCTCGGCTGGGCCTCGCCGCGGCTGCACATGATCGACCTGCAGTACTCCGACGTGCGGATGGACAAGGGCCTCTACAACCGGCTCGTCGCCCGCGGCTCGATGAAGCGCCTGGTCAGCGAGGAGGAGGTGCGGGCGGCGGTCACCTCGCCGCCGGAGGACACCCGGGCCTACTTCCGCGGCCGGTGCCTGGAGCGGTACCCGGCGTCGGTGGCGGCCGCCTCGTGGGACTCGGTCATCTTCGACC is a window of Saccharopolyspora erythraea NRRL 2338 DNA encoding:
- a CDS encoding RecB family exonuclease, coding for MVDSQAETAPQPAGVRRPALSPSRAGDFKQCPLLYRFRAVDRLPETPTRAQVRGTVVHSVLERLFSLPTAERGPERARALLAPAWEDLLAAEPGLGELFDGAGDPELARWLDSANALLDSYFELEDPRRLEPEACELRVETELESGVLLRGFIDRVDVAPTGEIRLVDYKTGAAPREIGEAKAMFQMKFYALVLWRTRGEIPRQLLLMYLSDKQSLAYTPDEAELRRFERTLEAIWQAILKAGRTGDFRPNPSRLCDYCDHKPLCPAFGGTPPPYPGWPEPDPGPETVLDRTD
- a CDS encoding site-2 protease family protein, producing the protein MATTSGRGRARHGEGGLLLCRVAGVPVLLSPSWWVGAAVIVLLYTPLVGRLLPGATSLTSGLVAAAFTVLLALSVLLHELGHCLVALRLGLPVRRVRLFLLGGITEISRTPPRPGQEGVVAVAGPAVSIALAGLTGVAWLALPPGGAVWLLVAQTCVANLAVGVFNLLPGLPLDGGRMLRALTWAVTGRRHAGTTAGVVGAGAVAVGLIVWALVGLLGNADDQWLRLGVCVLLAWFVVAGAGAEHNAEQRRHWPDGLRLEDLVRPVLQLPAESPVRDALVAAAGRGVVLVRADGLAVGLLDETAAERLAAHAPLEPAERASEPVGPETILLAGEPPEAVLERVQSVLAWQFLVLDADGRPNGVLRREDLRSALHAHARRG
- a CDS encoding tRNA (adenine-N1)-methyltransferase, with product MSTVSGEFRPGDRVQLTDPKGRHYTVVLETGGEYHTHRGALAHDDLIGQPEGSVVTSAGGTSFLAVRPLLADYVLSMPRGAQVIYPKDAAQILMWGDIRPGARVLEAGAGSGALTCSLLRAVGDEGSVTSYEVREDHAEHAERNVRKFFGDVPGNWTLRVGDVKNYDGGQVDRVVLDMLSPWDVLDTVFDNLVPGGVLVVYVATTTQLSRVTEAIREQQCWTEPQAWETLVRPWHVVGMAVRPEHRMVAHTAFLLVTRRLADGVTPPRPQRRPSKG
- the arc gene encoding proteasome ATPase: MQHDRPGSRPEEGGEQQIGGDAELNSQIRLLEDEVALLRRKLNESPQQVRLLEKRLAEASERVSQLTERNAKLTETLKEARSQLMALREEVDRLAQPPSGYGVFLHAYEDSTVDVFTSGRKMRVSVSPNVATEDLRLGQSVRLNEALTVVEAGAFEQTGEVCTFRELLPVDAVTRSPRALVLGHTDEERVVWVTEPLAESGLKAGDSVLVDSKAGYAYDLVPKAEVEDLVLEEVPDVGYNDIGGLGNQIEQIRDAVELPFLHSDLYVEYQLRPPKGVLLYGPPGCGKTLIAKAVANSLAKKVAASRGDDDGQAKSYFLNIKGPELLNKFVGETERHIRLIFQRAREKASEGTPVIVFFDEMDSIFRTRGSGVSSDVETTIVPQLLSEIDGVEGLENVIVIGASNREDMIDPAILRPGRLDVKIKIERPDAESAKDIFSKYLTRQLPIHEEDLKEFGGDQASCVEAMIQTTVERMYAETDENRFLEVTYANGDKEVLYFKDFNSGAMIQNIVDRAKKAAIKAVLETGQPGLRVQHLQDAIIDEFAENEDLPNTTNPDDWARISGKKGERIVYIRTLVSGKNQESGRAIDTATNTGQYL
- a CDS encoding aldo/keto reductase produces the protein MISTEQRLGVGLAALGRPAYINVGRTGVLPGLRTADEMRERTKLVLDAAHAQGLRWVDTARSYGSAEEFLAGWLAERGHEDVTVSSKWGYAYVAQWRIETEVHEVKEHSVERLRAQWAETRKLLGDRVHLYQVHSLTADSPLFDDLELQHELARIRDSGVRLGFSTSGAAQAEAIERGWELEVGGTQLFGAVQSTWNSMEPSAGRALAEAHHGGWRVLVKETLANGRLAVEPPEAVLKVAQRHGVGPDAVALAHVLAQPWADVVLIGPASVEQLMSNLAVRDVVLSRQDLDELAPVTRDAATYWGERAALPWH
- a CDS encoding NUDIX hydrolase; translated protein: MSGEHEEVAIYDASGRVVGSAPRGRMRAEGLWHAAGEVLLLSPGRTEVYVHRRTETKDIYPGMHDCWAGGVVAAGEDPAVTAVRELAEELGVAGVRPRFLFHTVHERGSVRFHAYLYEVLWDGPVVHQPEEVAEGWWMPVEELRERLSDPSWPLVPDGRQFAQEWFAGRAGRR
- the dop gene encoding depupylase/deamidase Dop yields the protein MRRIMGTEVEYGIVVPGDSSANPVLTSTHIVLAYAAAADIPRARRARWDYEVESPLRDARGFDLGAAAQQPNGSDSDDLGAANVILTNGARLYVDHAHPEYSAPEVTNPMDAVVWDKAGERVMEEAAIRAASVPGTAPMQLYKNNVDGKGASYGTHENYLMARSTPFTSVITGLTPFFASRQVVCGSGRVGIGQAGEKAGFQLSQRSDYIEVEVGLETTLKRGIINTRDEPHADADKYRRLHVIIGDANLAETSTYLKLGATALVLDMIEAGERFDDLKLADPVQAVHLISHDPGLKQTVELVDGRRFTGLDLQRAYHERAAAHLDSHGAERAARDVLATWGEVLDLLGGDPMDCADRLDWPAKLRLLENYRTRDSLGWASPRLHMIDLQYSDVRMDKGLYNRLVARGSMKRLVSEEEVRAAVTSPPEDTRAYFRGRCLERYPASVAAASWDSVIFDLGRESLVRIPTLEPLRGTRAHVGELLDAASSAEELVDSLTKG